The region TGGTTACTGCACGAGAGCACGGACGGACTTCTGTTAGCACTCAGCTCTATTCACCTATTGACCGCCTGCAGCTCAGCGAATGTTTCTGTCCAGGATGTCTGTGGgaccctgcagctcctcctgtaCAAATATCCTAACTTTTATGGTGATTTCTTcccttttattatatttaagtGTAGAGCACCAATACTGGGGGGGTAGAGAGAGCATGAGAGGGGGCTGGTAAATCCATCAATGCAAAAATCACCTAGCAGAGCTCTCCGGTCTCTCATAAAGACGGCTTCACTGAACGAGGGAGTATCTAAGCGCTGTCCTGACGTTGAATCAGACGTGAAGTAGCCGAGCCGGAGCTCTACGACAGGccgcaggagaggagagggctggAGGAAAGTCAGCGAGGAAGCTGGACTACCTGAAACGCTGCAACGTCACTTGATTCTAGCTTTAGGTTGTTCTCTTCACGTTACTCATGAGAGTAAACACCATTACAGGAGAACCAAATGAtcttaaaatgctaaaattggCTATATTTTGTTAGTGATTTGGTTGGAGACGCCTGTAGTTGTCGCAGCTGCTTTCACAAAtagaaaacaggagttgcttTCTGCTGCACCGTCGTGTAAAACATCCTAAATTTGGAGTAAATTACTTTTAattactgttgaatacaaatcATCTTGGCCATTCAATAGGGAGTTTGAATAATTTCAACACAACACGAATCTGTATTTAGTGTCTGGAATTGAGGTTTGTAAAGTGGTAATGACGTATTTGTATTTGAGTGTTTACAAGCTCACAATAAACCAGATTGCACAGGAAATCGGATGAACCATTTCCACGCGCTGCAGTAACCTCGTTACTTCCTGCTGTCTTTGTGCGTATGAAGTCAGTCTGAAGCTGataaggaacacacacacacacacgcgcatgaGAAACCAGCTTTTCTGAGAGATCTGACATCAATGTTGTGAATAAAAGCTTGATAAAAGAGTAAAACGTAGCTGTAATCATATCTAATGGTTACACAGTATGTCATAAAACActtgatatataataataataataataataataataatatgtttacTGTTTAAACACATGCAGTAACAGATGCATACTGGGAGTTATAAAGTCagattcaagcacttttcaagcttttccagcACCTTATGACCTTATGATTCACCTTATGTAAATTAAATATACTGAAATCAATcagtatatatattattattatatagtatttATCTACTATTCAGTCAGACAGCGATTTATCATATCAGAATTTCAAGCAGCTTCTAGCTTGCGAGTCAAAATCCAACCACTTTTCAAACcttgaaaagaaaaattcattaacattcaagcactttcaaggatttccagcaccTGTAAGAACCATGTGGTTACAAATGCTAAATAGggcattaaaataaattataaccAGGTTATTTCAGTGCCTTTTAACATACTGAATAATGGAAATCCACAGTTATGGCTATTTGCATTTGGTCtttgatgataaaaaaagaagggTTTGAACAAAGGTTTGATAATTTAGTCAATGAATTAGAGTGAGTTTTATAAGTCTGAGGgctgttcattttaaattctcAGTCTGCTATAGAAACAGTGGTGTTTTCTCAAGGTGAGTTCATTTCCAGactaaataacataaaaaataaatactgtaaattaagATCGAGACACGAGAGGGTTTGACCCAAACATCTGGGAGCAGAGACGTGTCTCCAGGCTGCACAGCAAGGATCTGCAGCTGATAATCACCACCGTCTTCCAGTCTAATTGATGGGTTTCACTGGTCAATTTGCTCTTCAGGGCAGCCAGAGGCAGCAGGGTGAACTGAAAAcagctcagcacacacacacacacacacccctataGTCCCTCTGAGGGAGAAGATGAAGGTTACGGTTCGATATCACGTGCTAATATTTTACCCTGAAGTCTTTGGGTACATTCATGTCATTATCCAAGACAAAAGTATcttttcaacaacaacaaacgtCTTTAGTACTTTCAGATTTCCTGCACCGTTTGTCAAGATGAAGACACGAGTAAAAGACGGAAGCAGAAGTCTGAGGTTCTGTAGAGGCCGAAGAGCATGACCATGAGATACTGACATTACGACATATCATCACTCTCAGACATTGCTAGCcttaaaataacacaacaaatatCATCCagaattttaaaacaaaaacctgcttttatattaaaatgattaaataggTAAAATGTTGACATTattaatctgtttttctctcctcataaACAGATTATTCCAGGTTGATAAATTAAATTCTTTAAGTTGAGTTGTGCACCTTCATGTAACAGTTATCAGTCAAATGTCGACAAAATTTGATTCCCTGCGTTCACGACTACAGttgatattttaataaaaagtcaaatttgGCTTTTGTAACTATTAGAGCGATCCACTTGTAATCAGATTCCAGAAAATGTTGATCAAATCTGTAATTTTTCCAGGATTTTTTGAGCCTCGTTAGTTTTCCGGGACACAATCTCTCACGATGACCCGCTCAGTGTTTCATACCAGTCGCTCCTCTGCCGTCAGCGTCCTGAAGCGCCCCATGGCCTCTTTGATGACGTCCGTCTCCTCCAGGTCTGGATGGTCAGCTGTGATGTtcttcctgttctcctccagCCAGAGCTGGAAGCCCGTCTTCGGCCTGGACACACAGTCAGCAACACAATCAAGTCAATCTGCCATGAAGCCTCCgataaagtcatttaaaaaaaagggccACAGGGCATCAGCAAGTTAGGTTTAAGACTATTTAATACTTCTATGAGTAAATGtggatttaaaaacacactgggTTGGACTGTTCCGTCTCTTACCtcttattttcagtgttttctgcagGTGAGGACGGAGGCAGGACTTCCGCCTGTTTCTGCCGATCTGCGACCGGTTCTGTGTTCTCCTGAGTCTTCTTATTGGCCGCCTTTGTGCCGGTCATCTGCAGCAAAGTGGACTGAGTctgcaggacagaaggacataAGGAGTAAATATCTACAGTTTTATAGTCGAATCAGGCAACATGGGCGCATGACATGCACGGAACGAGAGGTTTCATCTGTTTAAATACAGAAACGCTtgatttgtaatgtaatgtaaactTAGAAACGATGCTGTGAGTATTTTCCAGTGAAGACACGTTTGGGGATGATGATACCTTTGTCTTGGGCCTGGGGGCCAGCGGTTTGAGGACGGGGCCTTTGCTTGGTTTCCCCGAAGATCCGCCGAGTGGAGCCAACTTCCTGCTGGACGTCATGTTGTCCAGGATGTTCGTCATTCGAGGCTGACCGGACGAAGCCGAGGGTTTCCCTGAGCCGAGCACCTGCAAGCATCCCAGCCGAACCTTTATCACTCTTACACTTCTTGTCTCTCGATGCTACACCCTTACACTCTTACACTTCTAATCAGAGGAATCAAACAGTGCTGCcgtcaaagtgttttcacttctTACCTTGAAAGGATTTGAACGTCCTACTTTACCAACtgcaaaaatacataaaaaaaaaaagacatcagatTCTTAATCATGTCCAGGTGATATTATTACACAGCGAAAACCAGcctattcatttttaaacttataaaatatatatatggcCTGTAGACTGAGCGTTTACTCACTCGGTGTCAGCGATGGCTTCACAGGTGAACCTGCTTCTTTAGCGAACGGATTCACACCTGCAGTATGAGACACGTCAGCTCGTATCAGTGACATCTTGTGCTTTTGTAAAGAGCAAACATGAGCAAAAAGAACTGAGGACGGAGGTGGAACTGACGTTTTCTGGGTTCTGCCTCCGTCTCCATCTCCTGtccgtcctcttcctccctgagCTCCTCTCcttgctcctcttcctcctcctgatcACGTCTGTGGCTGTAACGTCCTCCTGCGGCCTCACTCTGGCCGTACCTGTCCAAATAATGACCCCATGAATCACAGAATCGCACCTGAATCCCCTTGACTGGAGCTCAAAGCTTCAACAGAGTATCGCTTGTGTCACATGCTTTTGTCTCTATCTCCATCCTTTGATACTGAATATTTGCTGTTACCATCTCTTATATTATTCTAAATATATCTAAAAGCTGATAAAATGATAACAAGTGCAGCTACTAAACCTAATACACCTTATTTTTCACAAGCTACCAGAGATCCTGGTTTAAACATATTAATCTGATCTTCTTGAGTTATTGACATGAGATTGATGACAGATTAAATGGAAGAACGCATCAGAAACTGATGTCTGATTAGTTGGCTTGCAAATATGGCTCATAGCAGCAGCCACATTGTAGGAATTAGGTCCTAAATGTCAGACATGAAGAGAAATGTGAGGAAATCTGTGATCAACCAAAGCATTTTCTCTGGAACAACCAGAAGTCACACAGTGTAAAAGGAGCCTTTATGTGAAACACCTTCAAAtgcttgatttgatttgagtcacaaaaaataaaacctgaccATCAAGAAAAGAGTTGAGCAGCCAAAGCCAGAACCTCGTACAGGGCTTTCACACTACAGGTGAGTCTGCTGTAAAACATGACACTAACTAAcagtttccaaaaaaaaaagatagagatGTATTTTGGCATTACCCAGAGGGCCGTCTGGAGTATTCTGgctcctcttcctgttcctctggCTCCTCTTCCTGGATCTGGTTGGATTTCTCCAGGGCGATCTCACTGAGCCGCTGGGCGAGGGCCAGGCGTCTGGATCGGGACGCGTACCGAATGGCCAGAGTCACCACGTTCTGAGTCATTAGCTCCGCCAGCTCCACGCAGCGAAACTCTCTCTCCAGCTTACAGGACAACTGGAAGAAAACGTTGTAAACAATTGTGTTCATCAGCGTCTGGCACGCGCCGTTCGGCTGTGACCATCATACGTTTTCACACTCACTGCAAACATCTTCATGAggagctcctgctgctccttctgGGATCGACTCTGTCCATCCTCGTCTATCTCATAGCCGCTGGAGGACAGGAAGCTGTAGTGATTGTGGAAGAGGACTGAACGCAGGAACTGCTCCTGGAGGACGACAGGAAAGAGAGGAATTCACCAGTTTATCTTCCATCTCAGGCGTGTTGTACTGACAGACTGGATTACTTTCTCATCTTCAGTATTAACTATACCCATGTTAGAAAGCACGAAAACATTGTGGCACATCTATTAACTTTTTAAATAACTGTTCTCATTCGTAAGCTTAAAGCTTTGCCTTTGAAACAATgttagttttactgtttttaactCAAATGTGTCTCATGTGaggaaagtgtttttatttatatagaagctccaaaaaaaaggctgttttcttAATTTAACTCACagaataattattatattgtgATAAATACAGCTACCATGATATACAATTACAAATATTATGATGCCCATCCCTATACGCGAGTTTCAAACTAATGATTAACTGAATTCAGCTGCATTCAAACTTAAAGATGAGTTTCCACCAAACGCGAAGTAAATAGTCACCTCTCACTGATGTTTTGAGTCAACCAGCAGAGGGAAATCCTTCAGCTGCGTTAGCGCCTGTAGTTCAGATTAGCAAAGCAAGCTGCCTCAGGTGTGTTTGGTGCGTTTACCTCCATCTGTCCTTTCTCCGTGGTGGTCTGACACAGGGGCAGCTTGAAGGGAAGGATGGCCACAGCCGGCCTGGGCAGGGTGGGGGGGTACCTGGAGCCTTTACATGGAATACACCTGACAGGGGCGACAACGAACTGGATTCAGGGAAGGAAAACGACCTCTAAAACATAATAGTTActaaagaagtaaagaaaaaaagccagaaACCATTTAAGAAGACACTGATGATGCTaaactcaaatcaaataaattcagaCCCTAAACATTAGCCTCCTTCATGCATCCTAAACGGCTCAAACATGGCCAACATGTACTGGATGTATGCGTCTATATGATGTGCGTGTCAGCTGACAGAAACATTATGATGGAGAAGCGAGCTCACCTGAGCTGCTGTGGATTCTCGTGTACTCCCACCACCCAGTAGTGGTCTGATTTGCTTTTGCACGTCTCTCTGGTGTGACACACAGGCGTCCACGTGTTTCCAAGGGAGCGGTTCAGCATCCGGACCACCCCGTCCGAATCCACATAGCACGGAGTCCCTGGAAAAACCACAGCGCAACAGTTTGCCTCTGCTAAATTCATATGCATAAACAAAGAGAATTTAAAATTTGATAAATTATctaaaaatctctctctctacaAATTGACTGACTGACCCTCAGCAGTGAACCCGAGCCAGGACAGGTAGGACttgtgagacagagggaggggttCGCCGTTGATGATCTGCCTCTTCCTGCGGCCGAAGTGCAGCAGCTGGACTCCCAGAGCTTGTTCCCCATCAAAACCTGTGGCTGATGACGTGAAACGAGACACAGGCACCGACATGAGGGCTCGTCAAGGCTTTAAGATAAAAggatgctgctgtttgagtcACAGTCGTAAATACAGTACATATCATAGAGAGATAAGCTAATTTACTACAGTGCATTTATCTCTATGTTGGTTCTTCCTCAAACATGCTGTAGTGTTTTAGATAGAAGACATCGACAATACGGCGTGAACAGAACTAATGcgtcagacaaaaacaaagcagacatGATTCACTGTGACGCATTAATCAACTGAGGCACGTTTTCAGTCTCCACAACGTCCCAGAATGACGAGAAaccacattaaaaatataaagaaaatacaaaacacacgcTGGAAACATCGTCAGCTGTAATGTGAACACTGATGTGCTGATTTGACTTGTTTGGTTCAGACCGAGAGCAAAAGAGAACATCTTAAGGGCGTGTTTTAGACCAGCAGATAACAAATAAGCCTCTATTTactaaaaataagaataaaaaagtgTCAACCCACAACAACTCTGGCAATATGACACCATGTATTTATGGTCCAGGtcaaaatattctgtttacTATCAaataagacaaagacaaaacagaaatgtctgACAATTAACAGGCTGAAGTTTATCAAATTATCAAAATCTGTGATTTCTATTTCCTGTCGATCGATTCATTGATTTAATAGTTTAACTGTTTACCAGAATATGATGTAACTGAGGGCAGAGTTGGTACTTCTGATGTGATGTGCATTTCCctcaaacagaaacagtttcattttgaatttacaAGAATTTGAATTAGAATTTTCGTTTCACTATGACGATTTGTTGACAGCAGACGGTTGTGGGAAACACCACAGCACGTGTGTATGCGTCTTTGTGTAGGTATGAGgtagttttggtttttaacCAATGTTGTGGGGACTTTCCTGCACTGTCATTTcctggtcctcacaacttcaaaaggtttgtttgtttgtgtttgtgtgtgtctctgaccCCGATGGTAGACGATGAGCAGCTGCTCTCCGTGTCCAGCCATGCAGACCACGGGCCCCGGCAGGCTGAAGATCTCCCTCTGGACTCCACCAATGGAGAAGAGCCTGAGCATCATCGTCGTCGTGGCGACCGCCGCCCAGCCCTGACCCAGACAGAGCGCCCTCACGTCCTCGCCGTTCGGCAGGTCCACCATCCATTCCTTATTGGTGTCCCACGACGAGAAGTGGAGGCACTGAAGCTTACTGAGAAGAGGAGCGGAGCAGGTTGGAAGATTTAATGAGAGAaatcagaaaaggaaaacacaaaaggaTAGAAAGGGGTTTACCTGGCGAGCTCGTCCGTGCTGGCACAGGCCAGCAGCACGGCCTCCTGGGAAAGATCAGCCATGGTGTGACCCAGCGAGTTGGTGAGGTGCATGGCGTGGTGCACGGCCGTGTCGTGGAACTCCACGTCGATGGCGTTGTCCAGCTCGTCGTTGTAGCCTCGCACTATTCCCACCGAGTTCCACATCTGAGGAGCAAAGCGGCCGTTACGACACGTGAGACTGGAAGTCAGTTTCTTCCACATTTACTTCTTTGTCGTAGTCTATAATAATCTCTCCGTCAGTGCGTCCTACCATGAAGCGGTGTGTGAGGTGTGCCAGGGTGGAGCCTGGCTGAAAGGCCTTCTGGGGAGGCGTTGGCAGGGGTCCCTCGTAGACGGGACGCAAGGGCACCAGGGGGGCAGCCGCGGGCACCACAACGCTGCCGGCGTCGTCATCGTCCCTGAATGTGTCTTGACCAAGTCTCAGAGATCCTGTGTctgaatgacacacacacacacgaaggtGGAATCATTTTTAGTGGAAGACAACGGTGCATTGTAAGCAAAGTCTTCAGTGGCAACTGGTcagaaggttttttttgttttgttttttttacaccacaGATGACAAGAGAttcatcttggatgtggaaGAACACTTTGAGTTCAGgtgctgtctgtagctacagcacaacaatgTGGTAAAGACAAGAAACACGTTTAAACCAGACAGAATAAGTGACGTAGCCCGTTTGCTCACGTTAGAAGCAcgaaaatcaacaaaatctgagcgAGTCAGCTAATCAACCAGACAAACGCTCAGCGTTGACAAGCTCCCAGTGGGATTTAAAGCCACGAGAAGGACGGAGCAAAACTGGACCACAGCTGGGACGCGATGCAGATGTGCCCTCGATTTTCGGggtaataataatctaaaataaaataacggAATAATCCGTTCTTCCAGTGGGCCTCCACAGATTTAGATAATCTATAACAAGGAGCAGTGAAGCTGTAAAACACACTTCaaattgttttcactgtaatCGAAGTAAAAAATGGGTTCTTTCACTCACCGAGCGAGTTCTCATCATCCAGGATCGCCCCTCTGTTCCTCACCCGCCCCGTTGCAGGCATGAGGAagtcatcgtcatcatcgtcgaCGTCGTCCCCAGCGACAGGTTTCTTGACTGGCGAGTTGGTGTCACTCAGTCCTTCATCTATGAGTttatcatcatcgtcgtcatcatcaaaCAGGGCGTCATAGTCTTTTGTTGGCTTTTTTGCAGGTGCCTGCTGAAAGCACAGCGAGTTTTTTAGAGTCAATGTGACAACTTGATgttagtatttttaaacctggtagggacaaaaagttttggaatttcATAATACGTCCTCTAAAAGTGCTCGTTTTTGTCACCGacaagctcagattgttattttaagtgtgtgataaggttacagaaaggatccctgcagagataaacctgtaagattcttttagtttaaccagaaacagccattatatcactcactttaaagccaccagactccattgacaaaaacagtgattttactctGCAGAACATGGaggttgctggtctactgctgcctgtttttttttttgtgtttataggTTCGACAAATAtcatgttggatctgaactaccCTATTAAAGCACCAAACTTACACCATAACACAATCCAAGCAACCGTTTGAGGCAGCTGTAGACTCGCTACTTCAGTGTTCTGCtggctaaaatgactgtttttgtcaatgaagtctggtggctttgaaccaagcgcCACACAACACCTGATTCTGCGTAAACAAAAGTGATCctgcaggtctctctctgtggggatcctttctgtaatgctgtcaaACACCTCaaataacaacctgagcctgtcagtggcaataaacaaacactttaaGTGGACGTGCAAtcgccccaaaggattacattacagccggTGTAGCTCGCTTGTGGCTGCTGAGGCAATCTATCGTTTTTCCTACCAGGTAGAAGTTGTGTGCTTACTGTTTGGCAATGAAAATATTGACAGGAAGATGTAGTGGAATAAACAATTCTAGATAACGCCCACATATGCTCTGAGCAGTACCTtggtggtgctgctgttggACGTGGAGGTGCCGAGTCCGTCCAGCAGACCCAGGCagccctctgtgtctgtgtaggCGATCTGGCTGCCTGATGGATGCCAGGCCACGCTGCACACCGTGAAGCCCTTCTCGTGCTTCTGCCTGCAGCAGATATGAGACGTCAGCACTTGTTCTACCTTTATTCAACAAGAGTCCTTCCCAGCGAACAGTGCAGACAGTGATGCATAGTTTTCTACTTTATAATCTATTTTGAAAGAGAACACATCATCAAGCCGCCTCCCTTCATGTTTCAGcaaaatgtgtctgaaatatCACTATTCAGTTCCAGTTTTAACCTTTAATTAAGAACCAGATCTTAACTTGCGTACCTTTCCACACACAGCTTGCTGTTCACGTCCCACACCGTCAGTGAACCCCCCACGCCGCCGGCCGCCAGGAACTGCCCACACGGAGACCAGGCCATCACGTTGATGGGCTGCAGAGAAAGCAGGGTGGAACAAGAAACTTCTAAATGAAGAGAAAGTACAATCAGATCTCTAGAACGAGAGCACAGTCAGACTGAAACTTAAACTTCAGCCCCTGCAGGTGGTCGTAATTTCGGTGCCTTCGGGCTGTATCGAGATCATTTGGGGATAAAAAGGAAAACGAGGGGACggagagcaggaaaaaacacaggaagtaatgacaataaaattaGATGGAAGTGTTACTTCACACTGAGCAGGCATCCACACCTAAGGAGCAACAGTGGGCTGTGGTTTATAATGTCCCAACAGTcaaaacacctttaaaaacaactgaaCTCGACATCGCTTCATATTCTGATTATTTGCAACAGTCACATTATGGACGTTAACAGACGACCAAAGATTTCACCAGGTGTCTCTCATGATTCTCAACTCTCGCCTGGGCAGAGCGGCCTCTAGTGTGTTCACCTGGACCTCACCTGTGTCAGCAGATCGTCGGACAGGGTGCTCACATGATCCCAGGACCCTCGCTCGTACAGGTTCACCTTCGCCTCTACAGGAACTGCTAAaaactgcacacaaaaacaaacacactccttATGTTGACGGGATTATAATCAGTGACTGATGTTTGCACTAAAAATGGAGATGTAATGTAACGGTAGAGCGAGCCAAAGAGATGTTTCACCGTCACTGACCTTTCCAGTTCCGGGCTGCCAGGCCAGGCGACACAGAGACTTTGCATTACTGACGTCATTGGTCTTCTGCAGCAGTGGCCAGCTGACCAACTGAGTCTGAAAGGACACAGAGCGCATCAGCAtctgacagactgcaggtgaaaataatctaaaaact is a window of Pempheris klunzingeri isolate RE-2024b chromosome 1, fPemKlu1.hap1, whole genome shotgun sequence DNA encoding:
- the wdhd1 gene encoding WD repeat and HMG-box DNA-binding protein 1; translation: MPCERKPMRYGHSEGHTEVCFDDSGKFIVTCGNDGDVRIWDGLDDDDPKFITVGEKAYSLALKKGKLVTASSNNTVQIHTFPDGDPDGILTRFTTNATHVTFNSSGSRVAAGSSDFMVKVVEVSDSSQQKTLRGHEAPVLSVTFDPKDDFLASASCDGSVVVWNIEEQTQLVSWPLLQKTNDVSNAKSLCRLAWQPGTGKFLAVPVEAKVNLYERGSWDHVSTLSDDLLTQPINVMAWSPCGQFLAAGGVGGSLTVWDVNSKLCVERQKHEKGFTVCSVAWHPSGSQIAYTDTEGCLGLLDGLGTSTSNSSTTKQAPAKKPTKDYDALFDDDDDDDKLIDEGLSDTNSPVKKPVAGDDVDDDDDDFLMPATGRVRNRGAILDDENSLDTGSLRLGQDTFRDDDDAGSVVVPAAAPLVPLRPVYEGPLPTPPQKAFQPGSTLAHLTHRFMMWNSVGIVRGYNDELDNAIDVEFHDTAVHHAMHLTNSLGHTMADLSQEAVLLACASTDELASKLQCLHFSSWDTNKEWMVDLPNGEDVRALCLGQGWAAVATTTMMLRLFSIGGVQREIFSLPGPVVCMAGHGEQLLIVYHRATGFDGEQALGVQLLHFGRRKRQIINGEPLPLSHKSYLSWLGFTAEGTPCYVDSDGVVRMLNRSLGNTWTPVCHTRETCKSKSDHYWVVGVHENPQQLRCIPCKGSRYPPTLPRPAVAILPFKLPLCQTTTEKGQMEEQFLRSVLFHNHYSFLSSSGYEIDEDGQSRSQKEQQELLMKMFALSCKLEREFRCVELAELMTQNVVTLAIRYASRSRRLALAQRLSEIALEKSNQIQEEEPEEQEEEPEYSRRPSGYGQSEAAGGRYSHRRDQEEEEEQGEELREEEDGQEMETEAEPRKRVNPFAKEAGSPVKPSLTPIGKVGRSNPFKVLGSGKPSASSGQPRMTNILDNMTSSRKLAPLGGSSGKPSKGPVLKPLAPRPKTKTQSTLLQMTGTKAANKKTQENTEPVADRQKQAEVLPPSSPAENTENKRPKTGFQLWLEENRKNITADHPDLEETDVIKEAMGRFRTLTAEERLSWTERAKGQTGDAADLKKRKRAEGGEGGGGGAENENGQAEADENSAKKKKSLDPSSKLSAFAFNKT